A genomic window from Silene latifolia isolate original U9 population chromosome Y, ASM4854445v1, whole genome shotgun sequence includes:
- the LOC141627634 gene encoding uncharacterized protein LOC141627634, with protein MSKTVVKPCVLPIDVLEQEPPSPVTLKEFFPQDFLNKVTAFTISATEGGDDEKKNKERGLDDAVSPQQSHSEKENEIVAALETLPTNMGWKKKFSSLSFSDEDLLLGSKPHNRPLYVSRYIRGQKVIHILIDGGSGVKLMPKATMNELGITMDELSSSRTMIHGFNLNGERAVSMICVNLTMGELSSDTLFHVMDGKTSFKLLLGRPWKHENGVVASTLHQCLKYYRGGERQIDGDAKPFSKADSFFADAKFFEENGTSSEFMPTTITSTGKGGMREKNIIKEDGAASPAKENDVKKDVDKANKTATPVASPKKQETPQKTKPPVLRYIPKSHRKDGESPFAECLTPKTEPKDKKSSQVIKQEWVAKVVTPLPSSSQTKIVRPPPTGFVCSSSQSSSEENKGIFDCNAYKLLAKAGYDFTNPTHLGKVIEVEPYGLNKAQHEVFKQDGSFIVTRAGLGYESLAPVNIGARRKGATTSSQHITVEEVEEKEEGEEKMHPSSVFDRISPPAEKCRPSIFTRLGRPSVSTKHIFVFARLGNQGEIFSRLGALKRNSSEGRPLSTSATQNEEEVRVSNDLRIAIPSRMKRMQVVDIIQHEPLKARRRVLVLTGQQKNTEELLPSSSRPCDARKSSDLEITTSSYHITVEEIPDKNEEVEADEAPETLEDGGQSTMDELKELNLGTTEDPRPIYISSLLTKEEQEEYYKFLVEYTDVFAWSYKEMPGLSPKIAVHCLAIKKGTSPKKQPQRRFRPELVPKIEKEVNKLIKAGFIREVKYSTWIKNIVPVRKKNGQLRICVDFRDLNDACPKDDFPLPCAFGVTSGKFLGFVVRHRGIEIDQTKIKAINEMPEPKTLKELRGLQGRLAYIRRFISNLAGRCQPFSHLMKKDSPFQWDEKCKNAFDSIKKYLASAPVLGAPIPGKPLVLYIAAQERSLGAMCAQEIEDSKERSLYYLSRTLVGAELNYSPIEKIRLALVFAIQKLRHYMQAHTIHVVSKVDPIKYILSRPVLSGKLAKWALLLKQYDLVFVPQKVVKGQAIADFFADHPVPAEWEISDDLPGEEIFYVDVLPPWQMYCDGAARQDGAGAGVVFVTPQNHLMPYAFTLTQLCTNNMAEYQALILGLQMAIEIGVRDMDIYGDSKLVVNQVLSEYEVKKDDLIPYHQQALQLLNQLDDIQVGHVPRSANKLADALANLAATLALGAEESMKVPVCNRWVVSSRRIKCRHNQHDMRLHS; from the exons ATGTCCAAAACAGTGGTCAAACCATGTGTCTTGCCTATTGATGTACTTGAACAAGAACCACCGAGTCCCGTCACCTTAAAAGAATTCTTCCCACAAGACTTCTTAAACAAGGTTACTGCATTCACCATCTCAGCTACTGAAGGTGGCGACGATGAAAAGAAGAATAAGGAAAGAGGCCTAGATGATGCGGTATCACCACAACAGTCTCATTCTGAAAAGGAGAACGAAATAGTGGCTGCTCTTGAAACCCTTCCTACAAACATGGGGTGGAAAAAAAAATTTTCAT CCTTAagtttttcagatgaggatttacttCTGGGGTCCAAGCCTCACAACAGGCCACTTTATGTGTCTAGGTACATCCGGGGGCAAAAGGTCATACACATTTTAATAGATGGAGGCTCAGGAGTCAAGCTCATGCCAAAAGCTACCATGAACGAATTAGGGATCACGATGGATGAACTCTCCAGTAGTCGAACAatgattcatggtttcaacttgaatgggGAGCGCGCGGTTAGCATGATCTGCGTGAACCTTACCATGGGTGAGCTTTCTTCCGACACATTGTTCCATGTCATGGATGGTAAGACATCGTTCAAACTATTGCTGGGACGACCTTGGAAGCACGAGAACGGAGTTGTCGCTTCAACCCTCCATCAATGTTTGAAATATTATCGTGGTGGCGAAAGGCAAATAGACGGAGATGCCAAACCCTTCTCTAAGGCCGACTCTTTCTTCGCTGATGCAAAATTCTTTGAAGAGAATGGTACTTCTAGTGAGTTCATGCCAACCACCATCACTTCAACAGGAAAAGGAGGTATGCGGGAAAAGAACATCATCAAAGAAGACGGAGCTGCAAGTCCTGCTAAAGAGAATGATGTTAAGAAAGATGTAGACAAGGCCAACAAAACAGCTACTCCTGTTGCGTCACCCAAGAAGCAAGAGACGCCGCAGAAAACTAAACCACCAGTACTACGCTACATCCCAAAGTCTCATCGCAAAGATGGAGAGAGTCCTTTTGCAGAGTGTCTAACACCAAAGACAGAGCCTAAGGATAAAAAGTCAAGCCAGGTGATCAAGCAGGAATGGGTGGCCAAAGTCGTTACACCTCTGCCAAGTTCATCTCAAACAAAGATTGTGAGACCTCCTCCAACTGGTTTCGTCTGCTCATCCAGTCAGTCATCAAGTGAAGAAAACAAGGGGATATTTGATTGCAATGCTTACAAGCTACTGGCGAAGGCTGGATATGACTTTACAAATCCGACTCATCTCGGCAAAGTTATAGAAGTTGAGCCGTACGGTCTTAACAAAGCACAACATGAAGTATTCAAGCAAGATGGGAGCTTCATAGTGACCagggccgggctcggatatgagtCTCTTGCGCCTGTGAATATTGGTGCTCGTAGAAAAGGGGCTACTACGTCTTCTCAGCACATCACAGTAGAAGAGGTcgaagaaaaggaagaaggagAGGAAAAGATGCATCCATCTTCAGTCTTCGATCGAATAAGTCCACCTGCAGAGAAGTGTCGTCCTTCTATATTTACAAGGTTAGGGAGACCAAGTGTTTCAACCAAACACATTTTTGTCTTTGCTAGGCTTGGCAATCAAGGAGAAA TCTTCAGTCGACTAGGGGCTCTCAAGAGGAATAGTAGTgagggtcgtcctctctcaacttctgcaacacaaaatgaagaagaagtaagAGTAAGCAATGACTTGAGAATCGCAATACCATCTCGCATGAAGCGTATGCAAGTAGTGGATATCATCCAGCATGAGCCACTCAAAGCAAGGAGGCGTGTACTAGTTCTTACTGGTCAGCAAAAGAATACCGAAGAGCTTTTGCCTTCATCTTCACGTCCCTGTGATGCAAGGAAGTCAAGTGACTTAGAAATTACAACTTCGTCATATCACATCACAGTCGAAGAGATACCTGACAAGAATGAAGAAGTTGAGGCCGATGAGGCCCCGGAAACACTTGAAGACGGGGGGCAATCGACTATGGATGAACTCAAGGAGCTCAACTTGGGAACTACGGAAGATCCTCGCCCCATTTATATTAGTTCTCTGCTGACTAAAGAAGAACAAGAGGAGTACTACAAGTTCTTGGTCGAGTACACGGATGTCTTCGCTTGGAGCTATAAAGAGATGCCTGGACTCAGCCCAAAAATTGCAGTCCATTGTCTAGCAATCAAGAAAGGCACCAGTCCCAAAAAGCAACCTCAACGTCGTTTCAGGCCGGAGCTTGTACCTAAAATTGAAAAGGAAGTCAATAAACTCATTAAAGCAGGTTTCATTCGAGAAGTCAAATATTCTACCTGGATAAAAAACATTGTCCCAGTCAGAAAGAAGAATGGACAACTGCGCATATGTGTCGACTTCAGAGACCTTAATGATGCATGcccgaaggatgacttccctttgcca TGTGCATTTGGTGTCACCTCTGGGAAGTTCTTAGGGTTTGTGGTCAGACACagaggcattgaaattgaccaaacaaaaatcaaagcgATCAACGAAATGCCGGAACCAAAGACGTTGAAAGAGTTGCGCGGATTGCAGGGACGTTTGGCATACATTCGAAGGTTCATATCTAACCTAGCAGGACGTTGCCAACCATTCAGccatctcatgaaaaaggatTCTCCATTCCAatgggatgaaaaatgcaaaaatgcttttGATAGCATCAAAAAGTACTTGGCCAGCGCACCAGTGCTGGGGGCACCAATTCCAGGAAAACCACTTGTCCTCTACATTGCAGCACAAGAACGCTCACTGGGGGCAATGTgtgctcaagaaattgaagacAGCAAGGAGAGATCACTCTACTACTTGAGTCGTACCTTGGTTGGAGCTGAGTTGAATTACTCGCCCATAGAGAAGATACGTCTTGCTTTGGTGTTCGCCATCCAAAAGTTGAGGCACTACATGCAGGCGCATACCATACACGTGGTCTCAAAAGTTgatccaatcaagtacatactctcaagACCAGTCTTGTCTGGAAAACTTGCGAAATGGGCACTTTTACTTAAGCAGTATGACTTGGTGTTCGTGCCTCAAAAGGTTGTCAAAGGTCAAGCTATCGCCGACTTCTTTGCTGATCATCCAGTGCCAGCAGAGTGGGAAATTTCAGATGACCTCCCAGGAGAAGAAATTTTCTATGTGGACGTCCTACCTCCATGGCAAATGTACTGTGACGGTGCTGCAAGGCAAGATGGAGCTGGAGCTGGAGTTGTAttcgtaactccacaaaatcatcttATGCCATATGCCTTTACACTCACTCAGTTGTGCACAAATAATATGGCAGAATACCAAGCTCTCATACTCGGTCTTCAAATGGCGATCGAAATAGGTGTCAGGGATATGGACATATATGGAGACTCAAAGCTGGTGGTCAACCAAGTCCTTAGTGAATATGAAGTGAAAAAGGATGACTTGATTCCCTACCATCAACAGGCATTACAACTGCTGAATCAACTTGACGACATCCAAGTTGGTCATGTGCcaaggagtgccaataagttggctGACGCGCTTGCTAATCTTGCAGCCACTTTGGCACTGGGGGCAGAAGAGTCTATGAAAGTCCCAGTCTGCAATCGTTGGGTAGTATCATCGCGGAGAATAAAATGTAGACACAACCAACATGATATGCGTCTACACAGTTGA